Proteins found in one Mesorhizobium sp. CAU 1732 genomic segment:
- a CDS encoding Lrp/AsnC family transcriptional regulator, translating to MVQNTDGIRRKRAADREIDATDRKLLSILVEDATVSYAELGDRVGLSPPAAHERVKRLRRSGAIRKVAALIEPEASGKPLLAFIHVDTTGWGKTPVLLAIEEHPEVEEIHSVAGDTCMLLKVRTESTHALEGLLARLYDTPGVKATRSYVVLSTYLERPIQPEITKEWPALVKNAEAGVAAFNNRP from the coding sequence ATGGTACAAAATACAGATGGCATTCGGCGGAAGCGCGCGGCGGACCGCGAGATCGATGCGACGGACAGAAAGCTGTTAAGCATTCTCGTGGAAGACGCGACCGTGAGCTACGCCGAACTTGGCGACCGGGTCGGGCTTTCGCCGCCGGCTGCCCATGAACGGGTGAAGCGGCTACGGCGCTCCGGCGCGATCCGCAAGGTGGCGGCGCTCATTGAGCCTGAAGCATCCGGCAAGCCGCTGCTCGCCTTCATCCATGTCGATACCACTGGCTGGGGCAAGACGCCGGTGCTGCTCGCAATCGAGGAACATCCTGAAGTCGAGGAAATCCATTCCGTGGCCGGCGACACCTGCATGTTGCTCAAGGTGCGGACGGAGAGCACGCATGCGCTGGAAGGGCTGCTCGCGCGTCTCTACGATACGCCGGGCGTCAAGGCGACGCGCAGCTATGTCGTGCTGTCGACCTATCTCGAGCGGCCCATACAGCCCGAAATCACGAAGGAATGGCCGGCACTGGTGAAGAATGCTGAGGCAGGAGTGGCCGCCTTCAATAATCGACCTTGA
- a CDS encoding MFS transporter, which translates to MSNIDQHSQAVIRERAGIPRFAYLLTACIGVIGSNSLAFGPIAPEVARSLGVGVPSVMTASAVFGLGTAGSAMLLGRLIDRHGAARMLRIALLLLALGLAASGLAPVLVLLVAAQFVVGVAAGIALPTIYTLAAAVAPPGRESQTIGVVLTGWTLSMVAGVSLSAVIADLVGWRFVFAVMAAGAFAVSGVVWRTAPHSEGAAETISQSPVAALRVPGVVPLLGACAVFMASFYGVYAYIGDHVHATLGLTVSANSLIAVAYGLGFGGAVFFDPLIDRFGAARLLAPIFLCVGAIFVAMAALSDSYAGMLLAVFAWGLANHFGLNVLIMRLTALAPARRGAIMGLNSAVTYVALFVGTTGFGAFYGVGGFAALPCAAAALMLGAAALAVLAHRPFRPCAIPD; encoded by the coding sequence ATGTCGAATATCGATCAACACAGTCAGGCCGTGATCCGGGAGCGCGCGGGCATCCCGCGCTTCGCCTATCTCCTTACCGCCTGCATCGGCGTCATCGGCTCCAACTCGCTTGCGTTCGGCCCCATCGCGCCGGAAGTAGCGCGCTCTCTCGGCGTCGGCGTCCCCTCGGTCATGACCGCGTCGGCCGTCTTCGGTCTCGGCACGGCGGGCAGTGCGATGCTTCTCGGCCGGCTCATCGACCGCCACGGTGCTGCCCGTATGCTCAGGATAGCGTTGCTGCTGCTGGCGCTCGGTCTCGCAGCAAGCGGGCTCGCCCCAGTCCTTGTCCTGCTTGTCGCCGCCCAGTTCGTGGTCGGCGTCGCCGCCGGCATCGCTCTGCCCACGATCTATACGCTGGCGGCCGCCGTGGCGCCGCCTGGGCGCGAAAGCCAGACAATCGGCGTGGTCCTGACCGGATGGACGCTCAGCATGGTGGCGGGTGTTTCGCTTTCGGCGGTCATCGCTGATCTTGTCGGATGGCGGTTCGTCTTCGCGGTCATGGCGGCAGGAGCGTTTGCCGTTTCGGGCGTGGTATGGCGCACTGCGCCACACAGCGAGGGCGCAGCCGAAACGATATCGCAATCTCCCGTGGCGGCGCTGCGCGTTCCCGGCGTCGTTCCGCTGCTTGGCGCGTGCGCCGTCTTCATGGCATCGTTCTACGGCGTCTACGCCTATATTGGCGATCATGTTCACGCCACGCTCGGCCTGACCGTCAGCGCGAATAGCCTCATAGCCGTTGCCTACGGGCTCGGCTTCGGCGGCGCGGTGTTCTTCGATCCGCTCATAGATCGGTTCGGGGCCGCGCGCCTTCTCGCGCCGATCTTCCTGTGCGTAGGCGCAATCTTCGTCGCCATGGCGGCCCTCAGCGATTCATATGCCGGCATGCTTCTGGCCGTCTTTGCCTGGGGACTTGCCAATCATTTCGGGCTCAACGTCCTGATCATGCGGTTGACGGCGCTCGCGCCTGCGCGCCGCGGCGCGATCATGGGCCTCAACAGCGCCGTCACATATGTCGCGCTCTTCGTGGGCACGACGGGGTTCGGTGCGTTCTATGGTGTTGGGGGATTCGCCGCGCTGCCATGCGCAGCGGCGGCCCTGATGCTTGGCGCGGCGGCGCTGGCCGTACTGGCGCATCGTCCGTTTCGTCCATGCGCTATTCCGGATTGA
- a CDS encoding transporter, with protein MPPVEDIQRQMHGAWRMMTGRRDGIRLLDISVDGFWNSFFAIVVALPVMLMAWVPVAGDLAGPGASFAVRLGIVIRLALVDIGAWILPLVALAAVVDYVGLRDRFVHYIVASNWASALFAWFMLPTSLVRLFVPEAADAATAFALGIFLASLVLSWRLTDAALGKGAATTTAVFFGILFASILTLFALQDILRLNPE; from the coding sequence ATGCCACCGGTCGAAGACATCCAGCGACAGATGCACGGCGCATGGCGGATGATGACGGGACGCCGCGACGGCATCCGGCTGCTCGACATATCCGTCGACGGATTCTGGAACTCGTTCTTCGCCATCGTCGTCGCCCTCCCGGTCATGCTGATGGCGTGGGTGCCGGTAGCGGGCGATCTGGCCGGGCCGGGAGCAAGCTTCGCCGTGCGCCTCGGCATCGTCATCCGGCTGGCGCTGGTCGATATCGGTGCATGGATATTGCCCCTCGTCGCGCTCGCGGCGGTAGTCGACTATGTCGGGCTGCGCGACCGCTTCGTGCACTACATCGTGGCGAGCAACTGGGCCTCGGCGCTGTTTGCGTGGTTCATGCTGCCGACGTCGCTGGTGCGGCTGTTCGTGCCCGAGGCCGCGGATGCCGCCACCGCGTTTGCGCTCGGCATCTTCCTCGCCTCGCTCGTGCTGTCCTGGCGGCTGACCGACGCAGCGCTCGGCAAGGGAGCCGCGACCACCACGGCCGTGTTCTTCGGCATCCTCTTCGCATCGATCCTGACCCTCTTCGCACTCCAGGACATTCTGCGCCTCAATCCGGAATAG
- the dapE gene encoding succinyl-diaminopimelate desuccinylase, with amino-acid sequence MTSRFPTDPAANLATLIRCPSVTPAEGGALTALDAMLRPMGFSIDRPVFTEDGTPDIENLYARLSGNGPHLMFAGHTDVVPVGDEQAWTHPPFSAAIANGEMFGRGAVDMKGGIACFVAAVARHVEAHGALKGSVSLLITGDEEGPSINGTSKLLEWATARGETWDAAIVGEPTNPNALGDMIKIGRRGSISGDIIVQGKQGHAAYPHLADNPVRGLVTLVDALLAPAFDEGTTDFQATNLEVTTMDVGNRATNVIPAKATASFNIRFNDTWTAETLQAEIHNRLDRAATRKKLRPGRSEKIAFDLIWRDRPSHVFLTRDDKLIEGLTGSVEAVTGRRPALSTSGGTSDARYIKDYCPVVEFGLVGQTMHMVDERVALADLETLTQIYRKFLEDWFK; translated from the coding sequence ATGACTTCAAGATTTCCAACAGACCCCGCCGCGAACCTCGCCACGCTCATTCGCTGTCCGTCGGTCACCCCGGCGGAGGGCGGCGCGTTGACCGCGCTCGACGCGATGCTCAGGCCGATGGGTTTTTCCATCGACCGTCCGGTCTTCACTGAGGACGGCACGCCCGACATCGAAAATCTCTATGCCCGGCTTTCGGGCAACGGCCCGCATCTGATGTTCGCCGGCCACACCGACGTCGTTCCGGTCGGCGACGAGCAGGCATGGACGCACCCGCCCTTTTCCGCCGCGATCGCCAATGGCGAGATGTTCGGGCGCGGCGCGGTCGACATGAAGGGCGGCATCGCTTGCTTCGTCGCCGCCGTCGCCCGGCATGTGGAGGCCCACGGCGCGCTTAAGGGATCGGTCTCGCTGCTCATTACGGGCGACGAGGAAGGCCCGTCGATCAACGGGACGTCGAAGCTGCTCGAATGGGCCACGGCGCGCGGCGAGACCTGGGACGCCGCCATCGTCGGCGAACCCACCAATCCGAACGCGCTCGGCGACATGATCAAGATCGGCCGGCGTGGCTCGATTTCGGGCGACATCATCGTCCAGGGCAAGCAGGGCCACGCGGCCTACCCCCACCTCGCCGACAATCCGGTGCGCGGCCTCGTCACGCTCGTCGATGCGCTTCTGGCTCCCGCCTTCGACGAAGGCACGACGGACTTCCAGGCCACCAACCTCGAAGTGACCACGATGGATGTCGGCAATCGCGCGACCAACGTGATCCCGGCCAAGGCGACCGCGTCGTTCAACATCCGCTTCAACGACACATGGACAGCGGAAACGCTTCAGGCTGAAATCCACAACCGCCTCGACCGGGCAGCGACCCGCAAGAAGCTGCGCCCCGGCCGTTCGGAGAAGATCGCTTTCGACCTCATCTGGCGCGACCGCCCCAGCCATGTGTTCCTGACCCGCGACGACAAGCTCATCGAGGGGCTCACCGGCTCCGTCGAGGCCGTTACCGGCAGGCGGCCCGCTTTGTCCACGTCGGGCGGCACGTCGGATGCACGCTACATCAAGGATTACTGCCCGGTGGTCGAGTTCGGGCTCGTCGGCCAGACCATGCACATGGTCGATGAGCGCGTCGCGCTCGCCGACCTCGAGACGCTGACGCAGATCTACCGGAAATTCCTCGAGGACTGGTTCAAGTAG
- a CDS encoding DUF805 domain-containing protein encodes MPANQMRWLFFGFSGRISRAAYFLAGLLMMIVVVFITYRLMLAEEAGTSGAAWEVALSAVLIASLWAQAALGAKRIHDLGKSGVFAALLFIPALNFIAFVALCLMPGEPGPNQYGQVTNAPA; translated from the coding sequence GTGCCTGCCAACCAGATGAGATGGCTCTTCTTCGGCTTTTCCGGCCGTATCAGCCGCGCGGCCTATTTCCTGGCCGGGCTGCTGATGATGATCGTCGTCGTCTTCATCACCTACCGCCTGATGCTTGCCGAAGAGGCGGGCACCAGCGGCGCGGCGTGGGAGGTCGCGCTCAGCGCCGTGCTGATTGCCTCGCTCTGGGCGCAGGCGGCGCTGGGGGCCAAGCGCATCCACGATCTGGGCAAGTCGGGCGTTTTTGCCGCTCTGCTTTTCATACCGGCGCTCAACTTCATCGCCTTCGTCGCGCTCTGCCTCATGCCGGGCGAACCCGGTCCGAATCAGTACGGACAGGTCACGAACGCACCGGCCTGA
- the dapD gene encoding 2,3,4,5-tetrahydropyridine-2,6-dicarboxylate N-succinyltransferase, whose product MTQPDLATLEKTIETAFDERDAVNTATRGEIRDAVQTALELLDKGQVRVAERQADGNWTVNQWLKKAVLLSFRLNPMEIIKGGPGESVWWDKVPSKFEGWSANEFERGGFRAVPNCIVRHSAFIAPGAVLMPSFVNLGAYVGEGTMVDTWATVGSCAQIGKNVHLSGGVGIGGVLEPLQAGPTIIEDNCFIGARSEVVEGCIVREGAVLGMGVFIGKSTKIVDRATGEIHMGEVPPYSVVVAGTMPGKNVPGENWGPSLYCAVIVKKVDEKTRSKTSINELLRD is encoded by the coding sequence ATGACCCAGCCGGACCTGGCAACCCTCGAGAAGACGATCGAGACGGCCTTCGACGAGCGCGACGCGGTCAACACCGCCACGCGCGGCGAAATCCGTGATGCCGTCCAGACGGCGCTCGAGCTTCTGGACAAGGGTCAGGTCCGCGTCGCCGAGCGGCAGGCCGATGGAAACTGGACGGTCAACCAGTGGCTCAAGAAGGCGGTGCTTCTGTCCTTCCGCCTCAATCCGATGGAGATCATCAAGGGCGGCCCGGGCGAATCGGTCTGGTGGGACAAGGTCCCGTCGAAGTTCGAGGGCTGGTCCGCCAACGAGTTCGAAAGGGGCGGGTTCCGCGCCGTCCCCAACTGCATCGTGCGCCATTCGGCCTTCATCGCGCCCGGCGCGGTCCTGATGCCGTCCTTCGTCAATCTCGGCGCCTATGTCGGCGAGGGCACGATGGTCGACACCTGGGCGACCGTGGGCTCCTGCGCGCAGATCGGCAAGAACGTGCATCTCTCCGGCGGCGTCGGCATCGGCGGCGTGCTCGAGCCCTTGCAGGCCGGGCCGACCATCATCGAGGACAATTGCTTCATCGGCGCGCGCTCGGAAGTCGTGGAAGGGTGCATCGTCCGCGAGGGCGCGGTGCTGGGCATGGGCGTCTTCATCGGCAAGTCCACCAAGATCGTCGATCGCGCGACCGGCGAGATCCACATGGGCGAGGTGCCGCCCTACTCCGTGGTCGTCGCCGGCACGATGCCCGGCAAGAACGTGCCCGGCGAGAACTGGGGCCCGAGCCTCTACTGCGCCGTCATCGTCAAGAAGGTGGACGAGAAGACCCGCTCCAAGACCTCGATCAACGAGTTGCTTCGTGATTGA
- a CDS encoding LOG family protein: MKPEENSGWTPLPHSDEDLERAKSVPDTPQTRAPAYRLAWDDEEFMTRRELRAVRLQLELLKPEMMLAERGIRSTVILFGGARIPEPGGDAWAAKNEIQKKNLEANSKYYEEARKFARLCSEHSAKTYYREFVVVTGGGPGVMEAGNRGAADCGAPSIGLNIVLPHEQAPNLYVTPELCFNFHYFAIRKMHFIMRAKAVAVFPGGFGTMDEFFETLTLIQTGRMERVPIILFGKEFWSRAVDLDYLAEQGTISPGDQNIIDFVDTAEEAWQIIRTFYEIA; this comes from the coding sequence ATGAAACCGGAGGAAAATTCCGGCTGGACGCCGCTGCCGCATTCGGATGAGGATCTGGAACGCGCGAAGTCCGTACCCGACACCCCGCAGACCCGCGCGCCGGCCTACCGGCTGGCCTGGGACGACGAGGAGTTCATGACGCGGCGCGAGCTGCGCGCCGTGCGCCTGCAGCTCGAATTGCTCAAGCCCGAGATGATGCTGGCCGAGCGCGGTATCCGCTCGACGGTGATCCTGTTCGGCGGCGCACGCATCCCGGAGCCCGGCGGCGATGCCTGGGCGGCGAAGAACGAAATCCAGAAGAAGAACCTCGAAGCCAACAGCAAATATTACGAGGAGGCGCGGAAGTTCGCGCGGCTCTGCTCCGAGCATTCCGCCAAGACCTATTATCGCGAATTCGTCGTCGTCACCGGCGGCGGTCCGGGCGTCATGGAAGCCGGCAATCGCGGAGCGGCCGATTGCGGCGCGCCGTCGATCGGTTTGAACATCGTGCTGCCGCACGAGCAGGCGCCGAACCTCTACGTCACACCGGAGCTGTGCTTCAACTTCCACTATTTCGCGATCCGCAAGATGCATTTCATCATGCGGGCCAAGGCGGTTGCGGTGTTCCCCGGCGGTTTCGGTACGATGGACGAGTTCTTCGAGACGCTGACGCTGATCCAGACCGGCCGCATGGAGCGCGTGCCGATCATTCTCTTCGGCAAGGAGTTCTGGTCGAGGGCCGTCGATCTCGACTACCTCGCCGAACAGGGGACCATCTCGCCTGGCGATCAGAACATCATCGACTTCGTCGATACCGCCGAAGAAGCCTGGCAGATCATCAGGACGTTTTACGAAATCGCCTGA
- a CDS encoding DUF817 domain-containing protein: protein MKRFTSLEARIDAAAHGVLDRLPASGISGALVEFLVFGLKQAWACLFGGAMLALIIGTRLFWPDDAILGRYDFLFLAALGIQLAMLAFKLETWSEAKVILLFHIVGTAMEIFKTHAGSWIYPEDSLFRIDAVPLFSGFMYAAVGSYLARISRIFDMRYTRYPPFWTTVALAAAIYVNFFAHHFVLDFRYALFALTALMFLRTQVHYRVFRFRLRMPLLVGFLLVALFIWFAENIGTWSRAWLYPGQEDGWTPVSSQKLGAWYLLMIISFVLVTIVHRPRSLEDAESLSRR from the coding sequence TTGAAGCGATTCACGTCGCTCGAAGCGCGGATCGATGCGGCCGCGCACGGCGTCCTCGACCGCCTGCCGGCGTCGGGCATCTCGGGCGCGCTGGTCGAGTTTCTCGTTTTCGGGCTGAAGCAGGCCTGGGCCTGCCTGTTCGGCGGCGCCATGCTGGCGCTCATCATCGGCACGCGGCTCTTCTGGCCCGACGACGCGATCCTCGGGCGCTACGATTTCCTGTTCCTGGCCGCGCTGGGCATCCAGCTCGCCATGCTCGCTTTCAAGCTCGAGACGTGGTCGGAAGCCAAGGTCATCCTGCTCTTCCATATCGTTGGCACGGCGATGGAGATTTTCAAGACGCATGCCGGATCGTGGATTTATCCAGAAGACAGCCTGTTCCGCATCGATGCGGTGCCGCTGTTTTCCGGCTTCATGTATGCGGCGGTCGGCTCGTATCTCGCCCGCATCTCGCGGATTTTCGACATGCGCTACACGCGCTATCCGCCGTTCTGGACGACGGTGGCGCTGGCCGCTGCCATCTACGTCAACTTCTTCGCACATCATTTCGTGCTGGATTTTCGCTACGCTCTGTTCGCGCTGACCGCGCTTATGTTCCTGCGCACGCAGGTCCACTACCGTGTGTTCCGCTTCCGGCTCCGCATGCCGCTGCTGGTGGGTTTCCTGCTGGTAGCGCTGTTCATCTGGTTTGCGGAGAACATCGGAACGTGGAGCCGCGCCTGGCTTTATCCCGGACAGGAAGACGGCTGGACACCGGTGTCCAGCCAGAAACTCGGCGCGTGGTATCTGCTGATGATCATTTCATTCGTGCTGGTGACGATCGTGCACCGGCCGCGATCCCTCGAAGACGCCGAGTCGCTATCCCGGCGCTGA
- a CDS encoding pyrimidine 5'-nucleotidase, translating to MTNTPDPARFAHVTDWVFDLDNTLYPHHSNLFSQIDVKMTAYVSELLQLPRDEARKLQKELYREYGTTLNGLMARHGIDSDDFLNKVHDIDYSWVDPNPALGEAIKALPGRKFIFTNGDRGHAERTARQLGILDHFDDIFDIVAAGLNPKPARETYDKFVGLHHVDAKNAAMFEDLARNLAVPKALGMTTVLIVPNNFEPTFSEIWERDANNEDDVDYVTDDLSAFLSSILKALAA from the coding sequence ATGACAAACACTCCCGATCCGGCCCGCTTCGCCCACGTTACCGACTGGGTTTTCGACCTCGACAACACGCTCTATCCGCATCATTCGAACCTGTTCTCGCAGATCGACGTGAAGATGACGGCCTATGTTTCGGAGCTGCTGCAACTTCCCAGGGACGAGGCGCGCAAGCTCCAGAAGGAGCTCTACCGCGAATACGGCACCACGCTGAACGGCCTGATGGCGCGCCACGGCATCGATTCCGATGACTTTCTCAACAAGGTCCACGACATCGACTATTCCTGGGTCGATCCGAATCCGGCGCTCGGCGAGGCGATCAAGGCGCTTCCCGGCCGCAAGTTCATCTTCACCAATGGCGATCGCGGCCATGCCGAGCGCACCGCGCGGCAACTCGGCATCCTCGACCATTTCGACGATATCTTCGACATCGTGGCCGCCGGCCTCAACCCGAAGCCGGCCCGCGAGACCTACGACAAGTTCGTCGGCCTGCACCATGTGGATGCCAAGAATGCGGCGATGTTCGAAGATCTGGCCCGAAATCTGGCCGTGCCGAAGGCGCTCGGGATGACGACGGTGCTGATCGTGCCGAACAATTTCGAGCCGACGTTCTCGGAAATCTGGGAGCGCGACGCGAACAATGAGGACGACGTCGATTACGTCACCGACGATCTCTCCGCATTCCTCTCGTCCATCCTGAAAGCGCTGGCCGCTTGA